TACAAAGGCTCGTATATGGATGTCATTGTGAATATAAGATTGTGGTGACTACTATACCACTAATAAAATCTACATTTTACAGATATTTGATGGGACCCAGGAACTCAGATATTGTAATGGGATAGTGTGAAGAGTATACATCTAAAGGGATAAATGGGGTTGCTGGTGGCGATGGCTGGTTTCACTTTCTTTTGTTGGTCGAATGGAATCGTCACAGAAAGTGGAGGGAATCTTTAACAAAAGTAAGGCAATCGAATTGGGCAGTAGAACACAAGTACTTGCGCATCTTGTACAAATTTTGTCCTATCACCTTGCATGTGTGACCTATCTGGTTCCATATAAGTGATGCAATCCCCCTCACAGATAATGAAAGCACATCTTTCCATAAATAATTTCCACTTCAAATAGTTGGAATATCTCTACTCGACTGTTAGGAAATATCTTATACTCTAAAACTCTTAAAAGGGGTAAATTTTGATCATTGTATCTTTGACTAAGAGTCGaataactaaaattttaaaatatataatattcagAAGCACCGACAGCGCGAAAGAACTTATTCTGCAAACAGAGGATTCTACTTGTCTTAGCATTTGGCAATGTTgcaaatattataataaaagcATTGAATTGGATGGTGCTTTAAGGGGGACCAGTGACCCTGTtgacccttaaaaaaaaaaagactacaACAAGGTACTAGATATACACGTTCACACAAATCTTCATCGCATATAAATTTCAACCAACTGTAGAGACCATAACTAATTTCATGTATGAACTAGAATAATTGTTgtcttatatttttatgtaaaggAAGGGAAGGAGATTCGAACTTGTGTTTGTCGAGAGAAATGGAGGGTTTTGGACATATTTCGACGTTGGGGAGGGTAATTTCGTTGGATTTAAAGCTAGCTCGTTCGATGAGTAGAGAAATTTGATTGGATTGAACACTCTAATGCTAGAGTCGTTATcgggagtgccaataacaactcACTTAGTTTACTTCGATCTATGATTAATTTTGTCCCTTTTGTTGCTTCTCGTACCAAGTTGCCTAAAAAGCAAGGAAAGAACAGTATAGACACGTGTGCAACAGAAATGGTAAACAAACTAACCTGCAAGAAAAACAATAAACTATCGAGCGCATATGTGAGTTAGACCAATCAATTGATTACCTAGTGCCCACCACATTGCATTGGAGTTTAATTTTCCGTCCGTAAACTAGGGCAGTTTAAAATATCGCTACGTCCAAAGTAAAGAGACAAAAATTGATAAAGGGAATAAAAAGGAAGTTGCGAACTTACCCTGGCAGAAACACAACCACAAAGGGCCAAAGGGACAGTGTACATCATGCTAGTGGTCTGAATAAGAATCCCGGTGGCGGCCACCGCGAGTGTAGGATTCGGCAGATATCCAGCCATGACAGTCACAATCTCATACCACCACCACTCCAAACATATCGCCAAGCAGCTCGGCACCGCCAGCTTCAACAGCGGCCCAATACCACTGCACAAATCCCCAATCCCAAACGTCCATCTCATCTCCCCCTTCTTCCAACCCCACCACACGTACCCCGCCATCAGCACCGCCATGTTCAGGTTCGTCAGCACCGATGCCACGGCCACCCCCGGCACTCCCAgccccatcaccaccaccaaaaccacGTTCAACGGCACGTGAAACGCCACGGCTATCAGAGAGCAATACATCATGGGCTTGGTCACTTTCTGAGACCTCAGAAAAACCCTCAAAGGCTGCAAGACCGTGTTTGTCAACAAGTCCGGGAGAGAATACAAACAGTAGGTGGCGGCCATTGCAGTGATGGCCTTGTCCTGTCCCATGAAAACCATGATGGACTGGAGATTAATCCAGAGGAGGCTGATGGGGATTACGGCCAGGAGTAGGATTAAAACCATGCGctggagggagagggagagaaggtCATAGTTCTTGTTGCCGAATGCTTGGCTGCAAACAGGTTCGAGGCCGGATGCTAGTCCCATCAGGACAGAGTAACCGGTGATGTTGGTGAAGCCGATGGACAGTGCACCACCGGCTAGCTCTAGGCTTCCAAGCCTGCCCAGGAATAGAACTGAAACGGCGGCTCGGACAAACACCAAACAGTTCATGGCCGTTATGGGAAACGCCATCCCCCATAGCTCTCT
This genomic stretch from Pyrus communis chromosome 2, drPyrComm1.1, whole genome shotgun sequence harbors:
- the LOC137726991 gene encoding protein DETOXIFICATION 54, which produces MAEKDPDICSHKFPSASQVWEELRELWGMAFPITAMNCLVFVRAAVSVLFLGRLGSLELAGGALSIGFTNITGYSVLMGLASGLEPVCSQAFGNKNYDLLSLSLQRMVLILLLAVIPISLLWINLQSIMVFMGQDKAITAMAATYCLYSLPDLLTNTVLQPLRVFLRSQKVTKPMMYCSLIAVAFHVPLNVVLVVVMGLGVPGVAVASVLTNLNMAVLMAGYVWWGWKKGEMRWTFGIGDLCSGIGPLLKLAVPSCLAICLEWWWYEIVTVMAGYLPNPTLAVAATGILIQTTSMMYTVPLALCGCVSARVGNELGCGKPYKAKLAAMVALGCAFVIGIINVTWTVILRERWAGLFTKDELVKALVASVMPIMGICELGNCPQTTGCGILRGTARPAVGARINLGSFYFVGTPVAVGLAFWLKVGFPGLWFGLLSAQVGCAVSILYVVVARTDWEAESLNARMLTGLEMGECRDKRQGHEKDEEESKGLLINGGDGNSNSIDEFI